A genomic window from Candidatus Kouleothrix ribensis includes:
- a CDS encoding PstS family phosphate ABC transporter substrate-binding protein gives MITSAKPRAALLLLLALLVPILAACGSAGTTSAPTAAPAAPTAAMAEPTAAPAAPTAAMAEPTAAMAEPASGGLPEVDPAAVTGNIITAGSSTVFPLTQRMAEKFKDEGYTGNITVDSIGTGAGFERFCKAGETDIANASRAIKDEEVANCNAIGRTPVEFRVGTDALAVVVSKSNTFVDNLTKAQLAAIFSGKAATWDQVNSAWPKEKIQIFSPGTDSGTFDYFVEAIMDPAFVKDKVADKGKGKQAILNTAGIQLSENDNVLAQGVEGNANAIGYFGFAYFKAEAGKLRTVQVEGVTPDFDTAESGKYPLARPLFIYSDAKILKEKQQVAAFINFYLTLVNDEIDDVGYFPASADALNGAKQHWIDATK, from the coding sequence ATGATCACTTCCGCTAAACCCCGTGCCGCCTTGCTGCTGCTGCTGGCGCTGCTCGTGCCGATCCTGGCCGCCTGCGGCAGCGCCGGTACTACAAGTGCTCCCACCGCTGCCCCGGCCGCGCCAACGGCAGCGATGGCCGAACCAACAGCCGCCCCGGCCGCGCCAACGGCGGCGATGGCCGAACCAACGGCAGCGATGGCCGAGCCGGCCTCTGGCGGCCTGCCCGAGGTCGACCCGGCGGCCGTGACTGGTAATATCATCACCGCCGGCAGCTCGACGGTCTTCCCGCTGACGCAGCGTATGGCCGAGAAGTTCAAAGACGAGGGCTACACCGGCAACATTACGGTCGACAGCATCGGCACCGGCGCAGGCTTCGAGCGCTTCTGCAAGGCCGGCGAAACCGACATCGCCAACGCCAGCCGCGCGATCAAAGACGAGGAGGTTGCGAACTGCAACGCGATCGGCCGCACGCCGGTTGAGTTCCGCGTCGGCACCGACGCGCTGGCGGTAGTGGTGAGCAAATCGAACACGTTCGTCGACAACCTGACCAAGGCTCAGCTGGCCGCGATCTTCTCGGGCAAGGCCGCCACCTGGGATCAGGTCAATTCGGCCTGGCCGAAGGAGAAGATCCAGATCTTCAGCCCTGGCACCGACAGCGGCACGTTCGACTACTTTGTTGAGGCGATTATGGACCCGGCGTTCGTGAAGGATAAAGTCGCCGACAAAGGCAAAGGCAAGCAGGCGATCCTGAACACGGCCGGCATTCAGCTCAGCGAGAACGACAATGTGCTGGCCCAAGGCGTCGAGGGCAATGCCAACGCGATCGGCTACTTCGGCTTCGCCTACTTCAAAGCCGAGGCCGGCAAACTGCGCACGGTGCAGGTCGAGGGTGTCACGCCCGACTTCGACACGGCCGAAAGCGGCAAGTACCCGCTGGCGCGCCCGCTGTTCATCTACTCCGACGCCAAGATCCTGAAGGAGAAGCAGCAGGTCGCCGCATTCATCAACTTCTACCTGACGCTGGTGAATGACGAGATCGACGACGTCGGCTACTTCCCGGCCAGCGCCGATGCACTGAACGGGGCGAAACAGCACTGGATCGACGCGACCAAGTAG
- the aroE gene encoding shikimate dehydrogenase: MPINDHTLKLAGLIGDPVAHSRSPALHNAAFTHLGIPACYELWPTPAADLPARIAGLRAAQILGANVTLPHKIAVLGLLDRLDPAATLIGAVNTIVRAADGTLVGTNTDAPACLASLREDAGYQPAGGSAVILGASGAARAAAVALAGAGIARLVVVNRTLEKAEQLLGDLLAATDTDPYLRALAPDDADLPAALAAADLIINATSVGWQADETPLAAEHIPANALVFDMIYRPTRLLHDAAARAARTLDGAGMLVRQAALAFELWTNQPAPLEIMRAALRP; this comes from the coding sequence ATGCCCATCAACGACCACACCCTAAAACTCGCCGGCCTGATCGGCGACCCGGTTGCCCACAGCCGATCGCCGGCATTGCACAACGCCGCGTTTACGCACCTGGGCATACCAGCTTGCTACGAACTCTGGCCGACACCCGCCGCCGATCTACCCGCGCGCATCGCCGGGCTGCGCGCCGCGCAGATCCTTGGCGCGAATGTCACCCTGCCACACAAGATCGCCGTGCTCGGCCTGCTCGATCGGCTCGATCCGGCCGCCACGCTGATTGGCGCGGTCAATACGATCGTGCGCGCAGCCGACGGCACGCTTGTCGGCACGAACACCGACGCGCCGGCCTGCCTTGCATCGCTGCGCGAGGATGCCGGCTACCAGCCGGCCGGCGGCTCTGCAGTGATCCTGGGTGCCAGTGGCGCCGCGCGTGCGGCGGCGGTAGCGCTGGCGGGTGCGGGCATTGCGCGGCTGGTGGTGGTAAACCGCACCCTCGAGAAGGCCGAGCAGCTGCTGGGTGATCTGCTGGCGGCCACCGATACCGACCCATACCTGCGGGCGCTTGCGCCCGACGACGCCGATCTACCGGCGGCCCTGGCCGCCGCCGATCTCATTATCAACGCCACCTCGGTCGGCTGGCAGGCCGACGAAACCCCGCTGGCTGCCGAGCACATCCCGGCCAATGCGCTCGTGTTCGACATGATCTACCGCCCCACCAGGCTGCTGCACGATGCTGCGGCGCGTGCTGCGCGCACGCTCGATGGCGCCGGCATGCTTGTTCGCCAGGCCGCCCTGGCCTTTGAACTCTGGACTAACCAGCCCGCACCACTTGAGATCATGCGTGCCGCGCTGCGCCCGTAG
- a CDS encoding prepilin peptidase, which produces MNLIAIGSCIAGLFLGALVNIVVVRLPREGQMRGWPRCTRCGRPLSAWQLLPVIGWLVQGGRARCCGRALNWIFPLNELLLAVALTLFSLRYGLGVPFFYLSFIAVVLVLTGAIDWLHRSIYTFVVLGAALIALLAAFVVPQHSFLNALLGALLAGFVFALFFALARVLFPRAAAPFGLGDVYLAIFIGAAVGLLNLMPAIFYGMVLAGVFSIALLALRFGGRRNVPQYISYGTFLCLGVLGYLMLWGLSGIQ; this is translated from the coding sequence ATGAATCTAATCGCAATCGGGTCGTGTATTGCCGGGCTATTCCTCGGTGCGCTTGTGAATATCGTGGTGGTGCGGCTGCCACGCGAGGGCCAGATGCGCGGCTGGCCGCGCTGCACGCGCTGTGGGCGCCCGCTGAGCGCCTGGCAGCTCTTGCCGGTGATCGGCTGGCTCGTACAGGGCGGGCGGGCGCGCTGCTGCGGGCGGGCGCTAAACTGGATCTTCCCGCTGAACGAGCTGCTGCTGGCCGTGGCGCTAACACTGTTCTCGCTGCGCTATGGCCTGGGCGTGCCATTCTTCTACTTGAGCTTCATTGCCGTCGTGCTGGTACTCACCGGCGCGATCGACTGGCTGCACCGCTCGATCTACACCTTCGTGGTGCTCGGCGCCGCGCTGATCGCACTGCTCGCAGCATTCGTCGTGCCCCAGCACAGCTTCCTGAACGCGCTGCTGGGCGCGCTGCTGGCCGGGTTCGTCTTCGCGCTGTTCTTTGCGCTGGCACGCGTGCTGTTCCCCCGTGCTGCGGCGCCGTTCGGCCTCGGCGACGTATACCTGGCGATCTTCATTGGCGCTGCGGTCGGGCTGCTCAACCTGATGCCGGCGATCTTCTACGGCATGGTGCTGGCCGGCGTCTTCTCGATCGCACTGCTGGCCCTACGCTTCGGCGGCAGGCGCAATGTGCCACAGTACATCTCGTACGGCACATTTCTGTGCCTGGGGGTGCTGGGCTACCTCATGCTCTGGGGGCTGAGCGGCATTCAGTAG
- the mltG gene encoding endolytic transglycosylase MltG, with product MIACIGSILLREVRRPVSPDQTPIEFVVEPGDSTTTIATKLRSEGLIRIPQLFSYLVRAQGFDGKLRAGRYMLRPNMTMGEIMAALQTGIKIEEIQITIIEGLRLEQIAEQIGTAGLPAVTSDAFLALTRDGAAFKATHFRLNSLPDGASLEGYLFPDTYRIASTATVTDVIEIMLNRFDQQYQTFETAVRVPDADVHKIVTMASIVQREATQKSEMPLIASVFWNRLKPENLGQFGGGKLGSDPTVQYLLGQSGAWWPKLDRLSTDEINNIGANTAQFAYNTRANGGLPPGPISNPGLDALRAAAQPDQSATYLYFVASCDQPGTHKFATSFDEFNQYEQEYLACPKP from the coding sequence ATGATTGCCTGCATTGGCTCGATCCTACTGCGCGAAGTGCGCCGCCCGGTCAGCCCCGATCAAACTCCAATCGAGTTTGTGGTCGAACCCGGCGACTCGACCACCACGATCGCAACAAAGCTCCGTAGCGAAGGCCTGATCCGTATTCCACAGCTGTTTTCATACCTCGTACGCGCCCAGGGCTTCGATGGCAAGCTGCGTGCGGGCCGCTATATGCTGCGCCCAAACATGACTATGGGCGAGATCATGGCCGCGCTCCAGACCGGCATCAAGATCGAGGAGATCCAGATCACCATAATCGAAGGCCTACGCCTCGAACAGATCGCCGAGCAGATCGGCACAGCCGGGCTGCCGGCCGTCACCAGCGATGCCTTTCTGGCGCTCACACGCGATGGCGCGGCCTTCAAAGCCACGCACTTCCGCCTGAATAGCCTGCCCGACGGCGCCTCGCTCGAAGGCTACCTATTCCCCGATACCTACCGGATCGCCAGCACCGCCACCGTCACCGATGTGATTGAGATCATGTTGAATCGCTTCGACCAGCAGTATCAGACTTTCGAGACGGCTGTGCGCGTGCCCGACGCCGATGTTCACAAGATCGTGACGATGGCCTCGATTGTGCAGCGCGAGGCAACTCAAAAAAGCGAGATGCCGCTGATCGCTTCGGTGTTCTGGAATCGCCTGAAGCCCGAGAATCTGGGGCAATTTGGCGGTGGTAAGCTCGGCTCCGACCCGACCGTGCAATACCTGCTGGGGCAGAGCGGCGCCTGGTGGCCCAAGCTCGACAGGTTGAGCACCGACGAGATCAACAACATCGGTGCGAACACCGCGCAGTTCGCCTATAACACGCGTGCCAACGGCGGCCTGCCCCCCGGCCCGATCAGCAATCCTGGCCTGGATGCGCTGCGCGCCGCCGCCCAGCCCGATCAGTCGGCTACCTACCTGTATTTCGTCGCGTCGTGCGATCAGCCCGGCACGCACAAGTTTGCCACCAGCTTCGACGAATTCAACCAGTACGAGCAGGAATACCTGGCATGCCCCAAGCCTTAA
- the pstC gene encoding phosphate ABC transporter permease subunit PstC, protein MSADIPPPARAGRAAGEIDLGRRARPLETVIQAILFLCGALSILTTVGIVLVLLNEAIAFFALPEVRLVDFFSTAKWQPSIGEFGILPLLSATLMTSLIAMVVAIPLGLGAALYLSEYASPRVRGRLKPVLEVLAGVPTVVYGYFALTFMTPLLRLLFGSNTVQVYNTASAGLVMGIMILPLIASMSEDALTAVPKALREGAYGLGATRFETAARVVLPAALSGIVAAGIVGISRAVGETMIVALAAGAGPNLTLNPFEAAETMTGYIARISGGDVSYGSIDYESIFAVGLMLFVITLLFNLISGYVVRRFREVYE, encoded by the coding sequence ATGAGCGCCGATATACCGCCCCCCGCTCGGGCCGGGCGTGCTGCGGGCGAGATCGATCTCGGGCGGCGCGCGCGCCCGCTCGAAACGGTGATTCAAGCGATCCTGTTTCTATGCGGCGCGCTCTCAATCCTCACCACGGTTGGCATCGTGCTCGTGCTGTTGAACGAGGCGATTGCGTTCTTCGCGCTGCCCGAGGTGCGCCTAGTCGATTTCTTTAGCACAGCGAAGTGGCAGCCGTCGATCGGCGAGTTCGGCATTCTGCCGCTGCTCAGCGCCACCCTGATGACGAGCCTGATCGCGATGGTTGTGGCCATTCCGCTAGGCCTGGGCGCCGCGCTCTACCTGAGCGAATACGCCAGCCCGCGGGTGCGCGGCCGGCTGAAGCCGGTGCTCGAAGTACTGGCGGGTGTTCCGACGGTGGTGTATGGCTATTTCGCGCTGACATTCATGACCCCGCTGCTGCGGTTGTTGTTCGGCAGCAACACGGTGCAGGTGTATAACACCGCCTCGGCCGGCCTGGTGATGGGGATCATGATCCTGCCGTTGATCGCCTCGATGAGCGAAGATGCACTTACCGCCGTGCCAAAGGCGCTGCGCGAAGGCGCGTATGGCCTGGGCGCCACCCGCTTCGAAACAGCTGCGCGCGTCGTGTTGCCGGCCGCGCTCTCGGGCATCGTCGCAGCTGGGATTGTCGGCATCTCGCGCGCAGTGGGCGAGACGATGATCGTGGCGCTGGCGGCCGGTGCCGGCCCGAACCTTACACTCAACCCATTTGAGGCGGCCGAGACAATGACCGGCTATATTGCGCGGATCAGCGGTGGCGATGTCAGCTATGGCTCGATCGACTACGAAAGTATCTTTGCGGTTGGCCTGATGTTATTTGTCATCACACTGCTGTTCAACCTGATTAGCGGCTATGTCGTGCGGCGCTTCCGCGAGGTGTACGAATGA
- the coaBC gene encoding bifunctional phosphopantothenoylcysteine decarboxylase/phosphopantothenate--cysteine ligase CoaBC: MGMLSGKQIVLGVSGSIAAYKVAELARTLTLGGAIVDVMLTEAAQRFVGAATFQALTGRPVLTDMWALPEDGVVGHVSLGQRAALVVLAPATAHTIARIAAGLCDDLMTTTVLATTAPVLCVPAMNTHMYENAATQANIATLRQRGINVLEPEVGRLAEPMVGRGRMPEPATIEAHIRALLGRCSGPLRGRRVVVTAGGTHEPIDPVRFIGNRASGRMGFALASAARDRGAQVTLIAGPAALPPPAAVDLVCVETAIEMRDAVHAAISGADLLIMNAAVADFRPAELAERKIKKADDQVLTLHLVRNPDILGGLAQRRDLVKIGFAAETHDLEAYARAKLAHKGLDMIIANEAVASIGHDDIQVTLLDAGGLQRLPRLPKQQAAASILDAIVQRWPDRLAPQRAGSQSD; the protein is encoded by the coding sequence GTGGGTATGCTTAGCGGGAAACAGATCGTGCTCGGCGTCAGCGGCAGCATCGCGGCCTACAAGGTGGCCGAGCTGGCGCGTACGCTCACGCTTGGCGGTGCGATCGTCGATGTAATGCTTACTGAAGCGGCCCAGCGCTTTGTTGGCGCGGCAACATTTCAGGCACTAACCGGCCGGCCAGTGCTGACCGATATGTGGGCACTGCCCGAGGATGGCGTCGTCGGGCACGTGTCGCTCGGGCAGCGGGCCGCGCTGGTGGTGCTTGCGCCGGCCACCGCACATACGATCGCGCGCATCGCCGCCGGCCTGTGTGACGATTTGATGACAACTACCGTCTTAGCTACTACCGCACCGGTATTATGTGTTCCGGCAATGAACACGCATATGTACGAAAACGCCGCAACCCAGGCAAATATCGCGACACTACGCCAACGCGGGATCAACGTGCTCGAGCCCGAGGTCGGGCGGCTGGCCGAGCCAATGGTTGGCCGCGGGCGCATGCCCGAGCCGGCCACGATCGAGGCGCATATCCGCGCGTTGCTGGGCCGTTGCAGCGGGCCGTTGCGCGGCCGGCGCGTGGTCGTCACTGCCGGCGGCACGCACGAGCCGATCGACCCGGTGCGTTTCATCGGCAACCGTGCATCAGGCCGCATGGGCTTCGCGCTGGCCAGTGCCGCCCGCGATCGGGGCGCGCAGGTCACGCTGATCGCCGGGCCGGCGGCACTGCCGCCGCCAGCCGCCGTCGACCTGGTGTGCGTCGAGACGGCGATCGAGATGCGCGACGCCGTCCACGCGGCAATCAGCGGTGCCGACTTGTTGATTATGAACGCTGCTGTCGCCGATTTCCGCCCGGCCGAGCTGGCCGAGCGCAAGATCAAGAAGGCCGACGATCAAGTGCTCACGCTGCACCTGGTTCGAAATCCCGATATTCTGGGCGGGCTGGCCCAGCGCCGCGATCTGGTGAAGATCGGCTTCGCCGCCGAGACGCACGACCTCGAGGCGTATGCCCGCGCCAAGCTCGCCCACAAAGGGCTGGATATGATCATCGCCAACGAGGCAGTTGCCAGCATTGGCCACGATGATATTCAGGTCACGCTACTCGATGCCGGCGGCCTGCAGCGCCTGCCGCGCCTACCCAAACAGCAGGCTGCTGCATCGATACTCGACGCGATCGTGCAGCGCTGGCCCGACCGGCTGGCACCACAGCGAGCGGGTAGCCAATCCGATTGA
- a CDS encoding SH3 domain-containing protein: MEDQDTRTNTHTNGAPQSGQLHPEGHDSAADDTQIGQALVGPGASPLATRQLQLPSRRTESRAAQQIARERIATLVIALGDPANPLHQGAVDDLVAIGPAAVPALNEALHPNRPWLTAYRAAEALGQIGDGHAAGPLLEALRHPNTNVRWSAVRALAVVGDARALLELRRVAREDRGKTSWGESVSGAARSALSQMQSQNMLLRGADLIKTAVACVLMLVALIVAWKIVGDLRTQLSQVGFEAVDPSVLAAPAPTAAPDASALLPTPATNATAAPSATPEAAIVGSVRAAANVRAFPQVSGGQVIGRISEGDQVVFLATTADGQWYRIRLGQRYAASSRIDSANGEGWVNRSLLSQPDGTIPVETNPTNLAPREDTAVPTPTP, encoded by the coding sequence ATGGAAGATCAGGATACGCGCACCAACACGCACACCAACGGCGCACCACAGAGCGGCCAGCTGCATCCCGAAGGGCACGACAGTGCTGCCGACGACACGCAGATTGGCCAGGCCCTGGTTGGGCCGGGCGCGTCGCCCTTGGCCACCCGGCAACTCCAGCTGCCATCGCGGCGCACCGAGAGCCGCGCCGCACAGCAGATCGCGCGCGAGCGAATTGCCACCCTGGTGATCGCACTAGGCGACCCAGCTAACCCCCTGCATCAGGGCGCAGTCGACGACCTGGTGGCCATCGGGCCGGCGGCGGTGCCGGCGCTGAACGAGGCCTTGCACCCGAACCGCCCCTGGCTCACCGCCTACCGCGCAGCCGAGGCGCTCGGCCAGATCGGCGATGGCCACGCGGCCGGGCCGCTGCTCGAGGCGCTGCGGCATCCGAACACCAACGTACGCTGGAGCGCCGTCCGTGCCCTGGCCGTCGTCGGCGACGCCCGTGCGCTGCTCGAGCTGCGCCGCGTCGCACGTGAGGATCGCGGCAAGACCAGCTGGGGCGAGTCGGTGTCGGGCGCGGCACGCAGCGCACTCAGCCAGATGCAGAGCCAGAACATGCTGCTGCGCGGCGCCGACCTGATCAAGACGGCGGTGGCCTGCGTGCTGATGCTCGTCGCGCTGATCGTCGCCTGGAAGATCGTGGGCGACTTGCGCACACAGCTGAGCCAGGTTGGCTTCGAGGCGGTCGATCCGAGCGTGCTGGCGGCGCCTGCGCCTACCGCCGCGCCCGACGCGTCGGCACTGCTGCCCACACCCGCCACCAACGCCACTGCCGCACCCAGCGCCACACCCGAGGCCGCGATCGTTGGCTCGGTGCGCGCGGCCGCAAATGTGCGCGCGTTCCCGCAGGTCAGCGGCGGCCAGGTGATCGGGCGGATCAGCGAGGGCGATCAGGTGGTGTTCCTGGCCACCACCGCCGATGGCCAATGGTACCGGATCAGGCTGGGCCAACGCTATGCCGCGTCGTCGCGGATCGATAGTGCGAATGGCGAGGGCTGGGTTAACCGCTCGCTGCTCTCGCAGCCCGATGGCACCATCCCGGTTGAGACCAACCCAACCAACCTTGCTCCACGCGAAGATACCGCCGTACCCACGCCAACGCCTTAG
- a CDS encoding multicopper oxidase domain-containing protein codes for MSNSNPPNDLISRRNFLRGATLGVGIPVVGTVLAACGGSATTTAQNPTAMPTDHTMTPAAQGQAGGMTADEMDAHHEAGVKAFLAGKETTTKGNQPLAPKLDGDVKVFELTSSVIQWEYAKGQSIEAWVYNKQLPGPELRMTEGDKVRVVLKNELPESTSIHFHGVIVPNAMDGVPFITQPPIKPGASFTYEFTVRNSGSHMYHSHHNSTKQVGKGLLGAFIIEPKDKSKDPAFDLEHTMILNDQAGGFTINGKGFPATEPVVAKKGQKLRIRYMNEGQLIHPMHLHGLPQLVFAKDGWNLPQPFMCDTLNVAPGERWDVIVDCTEPGAWAFHCHILSHAEGENGMFGMVTALVIQE; via the coding sequence ATGTCGAACTCAAATCCCCCCAACGACCTGATTTCACGCCGCAATTTTCTGCGTGGCGCCACCCTGGGAGTTGGTATTCCCGTGGTTGGCACGGTTTTGGCCGCCTGTGGTGGAAGCGCTACTACCACGGCCCAGAATCCAACGGCCATGCCAACTGATCACACCATGACCCCGGCGGCGCAAGGGCAGGCAGGCGGGATGACCGCTGATGAGATGGACGCGCACCACGAGGCCGGTGTCAAGGCGTTTCTGGCCGGCAAAGAGACCACAACAAAGGGCAACCAGCCGCTCGCACCGAAGCTGGATGGCGATGTCAAGGTGTTCGAGCTGACCAGCAGCGTGATTCAATGGGAATACGCCAAGGGGCAATCGATCGAGGCTTGGGTCTATAATAAACAACTGCCCGGCCCCGAGCTGCGCATGACCGAGGGCGACAAGGTGCGGGTAGTGCTCAAGAACGAGCTGCCCGAGAGCACCTCGATCCACTTTCACGGTGTGATTGTACCGAATGCCATGGATGGCGTGCCGTTCATCACGCAGCCGCCGATCAAGCCAGGCGCGAGCTTCACCTACGAATTCACCGTCAGGAACTCCGGCTCGCACATGTATCACTCACATCACAACTCGACCAAGCAGGTTGGCAAAGGCCTGCTAGGCGCGTTCATTATCGAGCCGAAGGATAAGAGCAAGGACCCAGCCTTCGATCTTGAGCACACCATGATCCTGAACGACCAGGCTGGCGGCTTCACTATCAACGGCAAGGGCTTTCCGGCCACCGAGCCGGTGGTGGCGAAGAAGGGCCAGAAGCTGCGCATCCGCTATATGAATGAAGGCCAGCTGATCCACCCGATGCACCTGCATGGCTTGCCCCAGCTGGTGTTCGCCAAGGATGGCTGGAACCTGCCGCAGCCATTCATGTGTGACACGCTGAACGTGGCGCCAGGCGAGCGCTGGGATGTGATCGTCGATTGTACCGAGCCGGGCGCCTGGGCATTCCACTGCCACATTCTGTCGCACGCCGAGGGCGAGAACGGTATGTTCGGCATGGTCACCGCGTTGGTGATTCAAGAGTAG
- a CDS encoding STAS domain-containing protein, which yields MDEGENMDEIVGLQRQIEQLEAVLNVTDALRPDLPPAELHDLALQAICGLGNYTVGSLWLYSGKGYRCGAWYGFDRQRAALVSNATLDDQQFQHLLALSISRASLHWMTWPLDPTIPEPLRASGAVGHTAIMPLTFIDQVGFVALESGSAQPDDAPIPLLARLADRVAVALDAAHVFQARSQTIDELHHLMAEQRVLQATVLELSAPLLPLLPGVLVLPLIGSIDGIRAERILETELNAIIREQAKVVLVDITGTAVVDTNVAMQLVRSASAALLLGCRTILVGVRPEVAQTLVGLGIDLQGIATRSTLADGLQAALRIVHYELTAL from the coding sequence ATGGATGAGGGAGAAAATATGGACGAAATAGTAGGCTTGCAGCGCCAGATTGAACAACTCGAGGCTGTGCTCAATGTTACCGACGCCCTACGGCCCGACCTGCCACCTGCCGAGCTGCATGATCTAGCGCTACAGGCAATCTGTGGGCTAGGCAATTACACGGTTGGCAGCCTGTGGCTCTACTCGGGCAAAGGCTACCGCTGCGGCGCATGGTATGGCTTCGATCGTCAGCGCGCTGCACTTGTGTCCAACGCCACGCTCGACGATCAGCAGTTTCAGCACCTACTGGCACTCAGCATTAGCCGGGCTAGCCTGCACTGGATGACATGGCCGCTCGATCCTACGATCCCCGAGCCGCTGCGTGCATCCGGGGCAGTCGGGCATACGGCGATCATGCCGCTGACCTTTATCGATCAGGTTGGGTTTGTCGCGCTCGAGTCTGGCTCTGCTCAGCCCGACGATGCGCCGATACCACTTCTGGCGCGCCTGGCCGATCGTGTCGCGGTGGCGCTCGACGCTGCCCACGTCTTTCAGGCCCGCTCACAGACGATCGACGAGCTGCATCACTTGATGGCCGAACAGCGCGTGCTGCAGGCCACAGTGCTCGAGCTATCGGCGCCACTGCTGCCGTTGCTACCAGGAGTGCTGGTGCTGCCGTTGATCGGGTCGATCGATGGCATACGTGCCGAGCGAATCCTCGAGACCGAGCTTAATGCGATCATTCGCGAGCAGGCCAAGGTGGTGCTTGTCGATATTACTGGCACGGCGGTCGTCGACACGAACGTGGCCATGCAGTTGGTTCGCTCTGCGTCTGCGGCGTTGCTGCTCGGCTGTCGCACCATCCTGGTGGGCGTGCGGCCCGAGGTCGCGCAGACGCTGGTGGGCCTGGGCATCGATCTGCAGGGCATCGCCACCCGCTCCACGCTTGCCGATGGCCTGCAGGCGGCTCTGCGGATAGTCCACTACGAACTCACTGCGCTATAG